From the genome of Mesorhizobium japonicum MAFF 303099, one region includes:
- a CDS encoding ABC transporter permease — translation MTIMRIIIPRFVMLFFVVFGVAVITFIISHLIPGDPARMIAGDRASVETLMSVRRDLGLDRPVWDQFAIYVSNLLHGDLGTSLRTRRSVAGDIATFLPATMELGAISLILSIVIGIPLGVASAIYKDGPIDQVARTISVCGISMPVFWFALVLVLLFYAKLHILPGSGRIDMGIALPTRITGFFLIDSLLEGRMDAFWSSVRHLILPSAVLAFANLGVITRQIRASMLDVLQEDYIRTARASGLRRRVIIFNHALRNALIPSITLLGLALGDLLYGAVLTETVFAWPGMGTYVVTSIQTLDFPAIMGFTVVASIGYVLINLIVDIAYMFADPQIREIG, via the coding sequence ATGACGATCATGCGCATTATCATTCCCCGCTTCGTGATGCTGTTCTTCGTCGTCTTCGGCGTCGCGGTCATCACCTTCATCATTTCCCATCTGATCCCCGGCGATCCCGCCCGGATGATCGCCGGTGACAGGGCAAGCGTCGAAACGCTGATGAGTGTGCGGCGCGATCTCGGGCTCGATCGGCCAGTGTGGGATCAATTCGCTATCTACGTCAGCAACCTGCTGCATGGCGACCTCGGTACCTCGCTGCGGACGCGCCGCTCGGTTGCCGGCGACATTGCCACCTTCCTGCCGGCAACGATGGAGCTCGGCGCCATCTCGCTGATCCTGTCGATCGTGATCGGCATTCCACTCGGCGTAGCGTCCGCCATCTACAAGGACGGACCAATCGATCAGGTGGCTCGCACCATCTCGGTCTGCGGTATCTCGATGCCGGTGTTCTGGTTCGCACTGGTGCTGGTGCTGCTGTTCTACGCCAAGCTGCACATTCTGCCCGGGAGCGGTCGCATCGACATGGGCATTGCGTTGCCAACGCGCATCACCGGCTTCTTCCTGATCGATTCCCTGCTCGAAGGCCGCATGGACGCTTTCTGGAGCAGCGTGCGGCATCTCATCTTGCCTTCCGCCGTGCTCGCCTTTGCCAATCTCGGCGTCATCACGCGCCAGATCCGGGCTTCGATGCTGGACGTCCTTCAGGAGGACTACATCCGAACGGCTCGCGCCAGTGGCCTGCGACGCCGGGTCATCATCTTCAACCATGCCTTGCGCAACGCATTGATCCCGTCGATCACGCTGCTTGGCCTGGCGCTCGGCGACCTTCTCTACGGCGCGGTGCTGACCGAGACCGTGTTCGCATGGCCGGGCATGGGCACCTATGTCGTGACCTCGATCCAGACTCTCGATTTCCCGGCGATCATGGGGTTCACCGTGGTTGCATCGATCGGCTACGTCCTCATCAACCTGATCGTCGACATCGCCTACATGTTCGCCGATCCGCAGATCAGGGAGATCGGGTGA
- a CDS encoding helix-turn-helix domain-containing protein, which produces MMDQKASLGDFVREIRTRNHWTLSQVSAMTGLAISTLSKVENNQMSLTYDRIVQLADGLKVDIVELFGTRATEATPSPLGRRTISRAGEGRSIKTKNYDYLYLCTDISKKSIVPMFGVAHARTMEEFGAFIRHVGEEYTYVVEGELELHTEHYEPVTLKVGDSVYFDATMGHAYVTVSEKPARFVCVCSTSEKELIDAIGSSSIAESAISKLAPRANTDQLARTIRK; this is translated from the coding sequence ATGATGGATCAGAAAGCCAGCCTGGGTGATTTCGTGCGGGAAATCCGCACCCGCAACCATTGGACGCTGTCGCAAGTCAGCGCGATGACCGGGCTCGCCATATCGACATTGTCCAAGGTTGAAAACAACCAGATGTCGTTGACCTACGACCGCATTGTCCAGTTGGCCGATGGGCTGAAGGTCGACATTGTCGAACTGTTCGGGACCCGAGCCACGGAAGCCACCCCGAGCCCACTGGGCCGCCGCACGATCAGCAGGGCAGGCGAGGGCAGGTCCATCAAGACCAAGAACTACGACTATCTCTATTTGTGCACCGACATCTCGAAAAAGTCGATCGTCCCGATGTTTGGCGTGGCGCACGCCCGCACGATGGAAGAGTTCGGCGCCTTCATCCGCCACGTCGGTGAGGAATATACCTATGTGGTCGAAGGCGAGCTCGAGCTCCACACCGAACACTATGAGCCAGTGACCTTGAAGGTCGGCGACTCCGTCTATTTCGACGCAACGATGGGCCATGCATACGTGACGGTCAGCGAGAAGCCGGCGCGCTTTGTCTGCGTTTGCTCCACGTCCGAGAAAGAACTGATCGACGCGATCGGCTCGTCCTCGATCGCTGAAAGTGCCATTTCGAAACTGGCGCCACGCGCCAATACCGATCAACTGGCGCGTACGATAAGAAAATAA
- the ddpC gene encoding D,D-dipeptide ABC transporter permease, which yields MSVASSTTQSVAAAAGWKSRLHFFWYLTRRSPLTLVGAVIILMVIVMIVAAPLIAPYNPDKLMLSARLQPPSALHWFGTDEVGRDLFSRIIYGSRASCVAAFMIVLISVSIGVIIGCMSAILGGRIDTAIMRLMDVIMALPALVLAMALAAALGPSLVNSMLAVAMVRIPAYVRLARGQTLSLRERVFVKAARTFGASPLYILRWHVLPNAMSPIIVQATLDLGGIVLIAAALSFIGLGAQPPTSEWGALVSTGRNYILDQWWYCTFPGLAILITAMGCNLLGDGIRDMLDPRLGGR from the coding sequence ATGAGCGTCGCATCTTCGACAACACAAAGTGTCGCCGCCGCCGCTGGCTGGAAGTCGCGATTACATTTTTTCTGGTATCTGACCCGCCGCAGCCCACTGACGCTGGTTGGGGCGGTGATCATCTTGATGGTCATCGTGATGATCGTCGCCGCGCCGCTGATTGCACCCTACAATCCCGACAAGCTGATGCTGTCCGCGCGTCTGCAGCCACCGAGCGCGCTTCACTGGTTCGGTACCGACGAAGTCGGTCGCGACCTGTTTTCACGCATCATCTACGGGTCGCGTGCCTCATGCGTCGCGGCGTTCATGATCGTCCTGATATCGGTGAGCATCGGCGTGATCATTGGCTGCATGTCTGCCATACTGGGTGGTCGCATCGATACGGCGATCATGCGACTGATGGATGTCATCATGGCGCTGCCGGCGCTGGTTCTGGCGATGGCGCTCGCGGCGGCACTCGGCCCGAGCCTGGTCAACTCGATGCTGGCCGTGGCGATGGTGCGCATACCGGCCTATGTGCGGCTGGCTCGCGGGCAGACGCTGTCCTTGAGGGAACGGGTCTTCGTCAAGGCGGCGCGCACCTTCGGCGCCTCGCCACTCTACATCCTGCGCTGGCATGTCCTGCCCAATGCGATGTCGCCGATCATCGTGCAGGCAACGCTTGACCTTGGCGGCATTGTGCTTATTGCCGCGGCGTTGAGCTTCATCGGACTTGGCGCACAGCCGCCGACGTCTGAATGGGGGGCGCTGGTCAGCACGGGGCGCAACTATATCCTCGACCAATGGTGGTACTGCACCTTCCCCGGCCTTGCCATCCTGATCACCGCGATGGGCTGCAACCTGCTTGGCGACGGCATTCGCGACATGCTCGATCCACGGTTGGGGGGACGATGA
- a CDS encoding serine hydrolase domain-containing protein has translation MSRLSAAAIELFEDLIRQQVEDKAIPSISYGLVDRDGLMGAGHIQRHDRGFVMGDDTCFRIGSITKTFTAVAVMQLAEKGLVDLDVDVSEYLPGFKPQNPFAGREGGPHGAQISLRKLMSHTAGLVREPKSGHYLDAARPPLADTVAELATSTLKQDPSLGQMHYSNAGIAVAGRVIETLTRKSYAEYVSENILKPLGMDQTSSGLAPGIAERLAPADMWTLEGDSPAPVFDLGGPPAGNIYSTTSDMARYVQCLLRGGFAPDGWQIVSPGSLREMWVPIGKRASGERVANTYGLCFGVGDVDGWTSVGHGGAVYGYSSQMILLPAAGVGVLIFSTLDFSNQIGARLGVEGLRIALAERRMGTLPVRPQGLPPVAADQLVALPGHYRHDTSGEVVEVKAKAGKLFLMGEGVPLQIRPVAGSDFTIDGRIYGHGAEYPHMNLSFPAPGALVWKGVNWSRIDALPAEAVPAEIAPHLGEYGPDFNITYLSYSHGELKCLIEYFCTHGCEPVEAGRFRMRGLLYEEEILEIDAIDDHGRRGIRVGPMFLERRHAPAA, from the coding sequence ATGAGCAGACTTTCCGCCGCTGCCATCGAGCTGTTCGAGGACCTGATCCGGCAGCAGGTCGAGGACAAGGCGATCCCCTCCATCTCCTATGGCCTTGTCGACCGCGACGGGCTAATGGGGGCAGGCCATATCCAGCGCCATGACCGCGGCTTCGTCATGGGCGACGACACCTGTTTCCGCATCGGCTCGATCACCAAGACCTTCACCGCCGTCGCCGTCATGCAGCTGGCCGAAAAGGGGCTGGTCGACCTCGATGTCGATGTCTCCGAATATCTGCCTGGCTTCAAGCCACAGAACCCATTTGCCGGGCGCGAAGGCGGGCCGCACGGCGCGCAGATCAGCCTGCGCAAACTGATGAGCCACACCGCCGGCCTGGTGCGCGAGCCCAAGAGCGGCCACTATCTCGACGCGGCGCGGCCGCCGCTGGCCGACACCGTTGCCGAACTCGCCACCTCGACACTGAAGCAGGATCCGAGCCTTGGCCAGATGCATTATTCCAACGCCGGCATCGCCGTGGCCGGGAGGGTCATCGAGACGCTGACGCGCAAGAGCTATGCCGAATACGTCAGTGAGAACATCCTGAAGCCGCTTGGCATGGACCAGACCTCGTCGGGCCTGGCGCCCGGCATTGCCGAGCGGCTCGCGCCTGCCGACATGTGGACGCTGGAAGGCGACAGCCCGGCGCCTGTGTTCGACCTTGGCGGCCCACCGGCCGGCAACATCTATTCGACCACCAGTGACATGGCGCGCTATGTCCAGTGCCTGCTGCGCGGCGGGTTCGCGCCGGATGGCTGGCAAATCGTCTCGCCCGGATCGCTACGCGAGATGTGGGTGCCGATCGGCAAGCGCGCCTCAGGCGAAAGGGTGGCGAACACCTATGGCCTGTGCTTCGGCGTCGGCGACGTCGACGGCTGGACGTCGGTCGGCCATGGCGGCGCCGTCTACGGTTATTCGTCCCAGATGATCCTGCTGCCCGCTGCCGGCGTCGGCGTGCTGATTTTCTCGACGCTGGATTTCTCTAATCAGATAGGCGCACGGCTCGGCGTCGAGGGCCTGCGCATCGCGCTGGCCGAGCGCCGTATGGGAACACTGCCGGTGCGGCCGCAGGGCCTGCCGCCCGTCGCCGCCGACCAGCTTGTGGCGCTGCCTGGCCACTACCGGCACGACACCTCCGGCGAAGTCGTCGAGGTCAAGGCCAAGGCCGGCAAGCTCTTTCTGATGGGCGAAGGCGTGCCGTTGCAGATCCGCCCTGTCGCCGGTTCGGATTTCACCATTGACGGGCGTATCTATGGACACGGCGCTGAATATCCGCACATGAACCTGTCGTTTCCCGCTCCCGGCGCACTGGTGTGGAAAGGGGTGAACTGGTCGCGCATCGACGCGCTGCCCGCTGAGGCGGTGCCGGCCGAAATCGCGCCGCACCTCGGCGAATACGGCCCGGACTTCAACATCACCTATCTGAGCTACAGCCATGGCGAGCTGAAATGCCTGATCGAGTATTTCTGCACGCACGGCTGCGAGCCAGTGGAGGCCGGGCGCTTTCGCATGCGCGGCCTCCTCTACGAGGAGGAGATCCTCGAAATCGACGCCATCGACGATCACGGCCGGCGCGGCATCCGGGTCGGCCCGATGTTCCTCGAGCGCCGGCACGCGCCGGCCGCCTGA
- a CDS encoding amino acid deaminase, which produces MAFNLDALASVVVDDSIKGIPFGARLGIADIANQGWNVLAGDLPLPAAIIRADALAHNSRWMQRFVSERGALIAPHVKTTMCPQIIARQIADGAWGVTVATVQQMRVCRNFGADRIILANQAVGRSELDAITAMVKEPDLDFMMIVDSAVGIEAAAEAVRRNRLDRPLQLLLERGYPGGRTGCRTNDIALALARQIRATPELRLVGIEAFEGLIQTENGSPEQAVGLFMDEIAALFGLCADDGLFESDAPLVTAGGSSHYDIVIDRLAHCTARVVTRSGCYVTHDSGLYRIAHQRLQAKIGEQDGLRRALEIWTYVQSIPEPGLALLTAGRRDCGTDSGFPVPLLLSSAGAYPRDLPPGCEVINLNDQHAYMRFPPDLPLAVGDRVGLGISHPCTTFDKWQIIYLVDSDYRVIEAMKTFF; this is translated from the coding sequence ATGGCCTTCAATCTTGACGCGCTGGCGTCGGTTGTTGTGGACGACAGCATCAAAGGCATTCCGTTCGGCGCAAGGCTCGGAATCGCCGATATCGCCAATCAGGGCTGGAATGTCCTGGCCGGCGACTTGCCACTGCCCGCGGCAATTATCCGTGCCGATGCGCTCGCCCACAATTCGCGCTGGATGCAGCGTTTCGTATCCGAGCGCGGCGCGCTGATTGCACCGCATGTCAAGACGACGATGTGCCCGCAGATCATTGCCCGCCAGATCGCCGATGGCGCTTGGGGCGTAACCGTCGCGACAGTCCAGCAGATGCGCGTCTGCCGCAATTTCGGTGCGGACCGGATCATCCTCGCCAATCAGGCGGTCGGACGATCGGAGCTCGACGCGATCACCGCGATGGTCAAGGAGCCGGACCTCGATTTCATGATGATCGTCGACAGCGCCGTCGGCATCGAAGCGGCGGCCGAAGCAGTGCGCCGCAACCGCCTCGACCGCCCGCTGCAACTGCTTCTCGAACGCGGCTACCCTGGCGGCCGCACCGGCTGCCGGACCAATGACATCGCCCTTGCCCTTGCCAGGCAGATACGCGCCACCCCGGAGCTTCGCCTTGTCGGGATCGAGGCGTTCGAAGGTCTGATACAGACCGAAAACGGGTCGCCCGAGCAGGCGGTCGGGCTTTTCATGGATGAAATCGCCGCGCTCTTTGGCCTTTGCGCGGATGATGGTTTGTTCGAGAGCGATGCGCCGCTGGTCACCGCCGGCGGCTCCTCGCATTACGATATCGTCATCGACAGGCTGGCGCACTGCACCGCCCGCGTGGTGACAAGAAGTGGCTGCTACGTCACGCACGATTCAGGGCTCTATCGGATCGCCCATCAGCGCTTGCAAGCCAAGATCGGAGAGCAGGACGGCCTGCGCCGGGCGCTTGAGATCTGGACCTATGTGCAGTCGATTCCAGAGCCGGGGCTTGCCCTGCTGACTGCCGGCCGGCGCGACTGCGGCACGGATTCGGGATTTCCCGTGCCGCTGCTCCTGTCGAGCGCGGGCGCCTATCCACGGGACTTGCCGCCAGGGTGCGAAGTGATCAACCTCAACGATCAGCACGCTTACATGCGCTTCCCGCCCGATCTACCGCTTGCCGTCGGCGACCGTGTCGGGCTCGGCATTTCCCATCCATGCACGACATTCGACAAGTGGCAGATCATCTACCTTGTCGACAGCGACTACAGGGTGATCGAAGCGATGAAGACCTTCTTCTGA
- a CDS encoding NAD(P)/FAD-dependent oxidoreductase, with translation MFDFVVVGGGMAGASAAYELADGASVLLLEREGHCGYHTTGRSAALFSETYGNATIRSLTRASRGLYETPPAGFAEHPLLTPRNVLFIARADQEESMFRMVEIFAQTGEKPSLALDTDAVCRRVPIMRADYVAQALLDETSMDIDVHGLHQGYLRGARSRGARIAVSAEVVDVDRGPYGWRVSTNNGQFEARTIVNAAGAWADAIAAMAGVATAGLTPLRRTAMMLDLPDGVDGSSWPLVIDVDEEFYFKPDAGRLLASPADETPSAPCDAQADEFDVAVAIDRIQQAADLPVRSISRRWAGLRTFAADRSPVVGFDPRCEDFFWLAGQGGYGIQTAPALAKVAAALARRRTVADEILETGFDPDAVSPARAGLGSASHVSVA, from the coding sequence ATGTTCGATTTTGTTGTTGTAGGCGGCGGCATGGCGGGCGCCTCTGCGGCCTATGAGTTGGCCGACGGAGCGAGCGTTCTGCTTCTCGAGCGCGAGGGCCATTGCGGCTACCACACGACTGGCCGCTCGGCCGCCCTCTTTTCGGAAACCTATGGCAACGCCACCATCCGGTCGCTGACGCGAGCCAGTCGCGGTCTGTATGAAACGCCACCGGCCGGCTTTGCCGAACATCCCCTGCTGACGCCGCGCAATGTGCTTTTCATCGCACGCGCCGATCAGGAAGAGAGCATGTTCAGGATGGTCGAGATATTCGCCCAGACTGGCGAAAAGCCGTCGCTGGCTCTCGATACAGACGCCGTGTGCAGGCGCGTGCCGATCATGCGAGCCGACTATGTGGCACAGGCCCTCCTCGATGAAACGTCGATGGACATCGACGTTCACGGCTTGCATCAAGGCTATCTGCGCGGGGCGCGCAGCCGGGGTGCCCGCATCGCGGTCTCCGCCGAAGTCGTGGATGTAGATCGGGGTCCCTACGGCTGGCGGGTCTCGACGAACAACGGGCAATTCGAGGCAAGGACGATCGTCAATGCCGCTGGCGCATGGGCCGACGCCATTGCAGCCATGGCCGGTGTTGCAACAGCCGGACTAACACCGCTGCGGCGCACGGCCATGATGCTGGACCTGCCTGATGGCGTGGACGGTTCATCCTGGCCGCTTGTGATTGACGTCGACGAGGAGTTCTATTTCAAACCGGACGCCGGGCGGCTTCTCGCTTCGCCGGCGGATGAAACGCCAAGCGCACCTTGTGATGCACAGGCCGACGAGTTTGACGTCGCCGTCGCCATAGACCGCATCCAGCAAGCGGCCGATCTGCCCGTCCGTTCGATTTCACGCCGCTGGGCGGGCCTGCGCACTTTCGCCGCCGATCGTAGCCCGGTGGTTGGCTTCGACCCGCGTTGCGAGGACTTCTTCTGGCTGGCAGGTCAGGGCGGCTATGGCATCCAGACCGCCCCGGCGCTGGCCAAGGTGGCCGCGGCGCTGGCACGCCGCAGGACAGTCGCCGACGAAATTCTCGAAACCGGCTTCGATCCCGATGCGGTGTCACCGGCTCGCGCCGGCCTTGGCAGCGCCTCACATGTCTCCGTTGCGTAG
- a CDS encoding ABC transporter ATP-binding protein, with protein sequence MTAAPLLSVEDLTVNFPIPGGWFGRATSHVHAVNKVDLTIRPGESLGIVGESGCGKSTLVQAIIGLVERSSGKVVIDGQDFHEARGRRKREIRQQMQIVFQDPQSSLNPRLPVWRLITEPLHVRGGMSKAALRARAAELAASVGLRPEHLDRRPHEFSGGQRQRIAVARAISTDPDLLILDEPTSALDVSVQAQIINLLLKLQRELGLAYLMISHDVSLVRHFCDRVAVMYLGQIVEAGPAVQVLDSPAHPYTRTLLATVPSLKHPLPELAATRVGELPNNRILPTGCYYRDRCSFAAAGCDSLQPLAEFGDRAGTVSMSPPDKAAWPRSVRCHRAQAGDI encoded by the coding sequence ATGACGGCCGCGCCTCTTCTCAGCGTCGAAGACCTTACCGTCAATTTTCCGATTCCCGGGGGCTGGTTCGGCCGGGCCACCTCCCATGTCCATGCCGTCAACAAGGTGGACCTGACGATCCGCCCGGGGGAAAGCCTAGGCATCGTCGGCGAGTCCGGGTGTGGTAAAAGCACGCTCGTCCAAGCGATTATCGGCCTTGTCGAGCGCAGCTCGGGCAAGGTGGTGATCGACGGCCAGGATTTTCACGAAGCGCGTGGCAGGCGCAAACGTGAAATCCGCCAGCAGATGCAGATCGTGTTCCAGGATCCACAATCCTCGCTCAATCCACGCCTGCCGGTCTGGCGCCTGATCACCGAGCCGCTGCATGTGCGCGGGGGAATGTCGAAAGCCGCGCTGCGGGCGCGTGCCGCCGAACTCGCTGCTTCCGTCGGCCTGCGGCCGGAGCACCTGGATCGACGGCCGCATGAATTCTCCGGCGGCCAGCGGCAGCGCATCGCGGTTGCGCGGGCGATCAGCACCGATCCGGACCTGTTGATCCTCGATGAGCCGACGTCCGCGCTCGACGTGTCCGTGCAGGCGCAGATCATCAACCTGTTGCTGAAACTTCAGCGTGAGCTCGGCCTTGCCTATCTGATGATCTCGCACGACGTTTCGCTGGTGCGCCACTTCTGCGATCGCGTGGCGGTGATGTATCTTGGCCAGATTGTCGAGGCCGGACCAGCGGTGCAGGTGCTCGATTCTCCGGCGCATCCCTATACCAGAACCTTGCTGGCCACGGTTCCGAGCCTCAAGCACCCGCTGCCCGAGCTTGCTGCGACCCGTGTCGGCGAGCTTCCCAACAACCGGATTTTGCCAACCGGCTGCTATTATCGCGACCGCTGCTCGTTCGCCGCCGCAGGCTGCGACAGCCTGCAGCCTCTCGCCGAATTCGGCGATCGTGCCGGAACCGTCAGCATGTCACCGCCGGACAAGGCGGCATGGCCGCGCTCGGTACGATGTCACCGCGCGCAGGCGGGTGATATCTGA
- a CDS encoding ABC transporter substrate-binding protein translates to MVFAHWKKLGLALLVTSSLTQTAWAASDVLVLSRAEDAPTADPGVEISNSGYTFIYAAYEHLVAYKGATTEVVPELAESWSVDDTNTVWTFKLAQGHKFDDGTPVDAAAVKFSFDRAMKLKAGPSDAFPVLKEVQVVDPGTVKFILSSQFAPFLSTMAVSGAAIINPKVMEHEKDGDMAKAWLAEHTAGSGAYKITSWERNQSVVLDRNEHYAGSTPALKQIVVRTVGEISARRLQLVNGDADIIEQVPVDQAAALKGDPNIVVESNPSLYVNYVYMNNKRPPLDDARVRQAISYAVDYKGIVDGIMQGQAEQMRGAVPDGMWAHDPNGFQYSYDVEKAKALLKEAGKSDIHLTYTFSQADTAWEPVGLALQANLADIGIKLDLQAVADTTKREMAASGNYDLAPGAWTPDFADPYMFMNYWFDPDRMGGPGNRAFYNNPKVAGLVREAASIIDQPKREQLYLEAQKLSTQDAPYLYLMQKNDIFARRAVVKGYVYNPMLIQVYNFATMSKSE, encoded by the coding sequence ATGGTTTTCGCGCACTGGAAGAAGCTGGGCCTAGCCCTTTTAGTTACATCATCGCTTACGCAAACAGCATGGGCCGCTTCGGACGTGCTGGTTCTCAGCCGGGCGGAGGACGCGCCGACCGCGGACCCTGGCGTCGAGATCAGCAACAGCGGCTATACCTTCATCTATGCCGCCTATGAGCATCTGGTTGCCTACAAGGGCGCGACCACCGAGGTCGTTCCGGAGCTCGCGGAAAGCTGGTCCGTCGACGACACCAACACGGTCTGGACTTTCAAGCTGGCCCAGGGCCACAAATTCGATGACGGCACACCTGTCGACGCGGCAGCGGTCAAGTTCAGCTTCGACCGCGCAATGAAGCTCAAGGCCGGCCCTTCCGATGCTTTTCCCGTGCTGAAGGAAGTTCAGGTCGTCGATCCGGGCACCGTCAAGTTCATCCTGTCGTCGCAGTTCGCACCGTTCCTCTCGACTATGGCCGTCTCCGGCGCGGCCATCATCAATCCGAAAGTGATGGAGCATGAAAAAGATGGCGACATGGCCAAGGCATGGCTGGCGGAGCACACGGCCGGCAGTGGCGCCTACAAGATCACCAGCTGGGAACGCAACCAGAGCGTCGTCCTCGATCGCAATGAGCATTACGCCGGGTCAACTCCGGCCTTGAAGCAGATCGTGGTGCGCACCGTCGGTGAAATCTCGGCGCGCCGCCTGCAGCTCGTCAACGGCGATGCCGACATCATCGAACAGGTCCCGGTCGACCAGGCGGCCGCGCTCAAAGGCGATCCCAACATCGTTGTCGAGAGCAATCCAAGCCTCTACGTCAACTACGTCTATATGAACAACAAACGCCCACCGCTCGACGATGCGCGCGTGCGCCAGGCGATCTCCTATGCCGTGGACTACAAGGGCATCGTCGACGGCATCATGCAGGGCCAGGCCGAGCAGATGCGCGGCGCTGTTCCGGACGGCATGTGGGCGCACGACCCCAACGGTTTCCAGTACAGCTACGACGTCGAGAAAGCCAAGGCACTGTTGAAGGAAGCCGGCAAATCCGACATCCATCTGACCTACACATTCTCGCAGGCAGACACGGCCTGGGAACCGGTCGGCCTCGCCTTGCAGGCAAATCTCGCCGACATTGGCATCAAGCTCGATCTGCAGGCTGTTGCCGACACCACAAAACGCGAAATGGCGGCAAGCGGCAATTACGACCTGGCGCCTGGCGCATGGACGCCCGATTTCGCCGACCCTTACATGTTCATGAACTACTGGTTCGATCCGGACCGGATGGGCGGCCCGGGTAACCGCGCCTTCTACAACAATCCCAAGGTTGCCGGCCTTGTTCGCGAGGCCGCTAGCATCATCGACCAGCCGAAGCGCGAGCAGCTCTACCTCGAGGCACAGAAGCTGTCGACGCAAGACGCACCCTATCTCTACCTGATGCAGAAGAACGACATCTTCGCGCGGCGGGCCGTGGTCAAGGGCTACGTCTACAACCCGATGCTCATCCAGGTCTACAACTTCGCCACCATGTCGAAGTCGGAATGA
- a CDS encoding ABC transporter ATP-binding protein — MMVAASEILKPTGQKPVALTIDGLSLEFPTYAGAIKALDDVTIEIGASEIVGLVGESGCGKSVTTMAATRLLPEGRYRVTAGSIRLFGRDPFAMDETELQDVRGKLVSTIFQEPMNALNPTIRIGRQLVGVIQRHEAVSEAEAERTARGILKDMLIAEPERIMRAYPFELSGGMRQRVLIAMAFSCNPGLIIADEPTTALDVTVQAVILRLILDRAKRTGTSVVFISHNIAVVSQLCDRLYVMYAGRIVESGPTRAVLEAPQHPYTQALLRCLPERVEPKAELEAIPGTVPNLLDPPPGCFYRPRCPEANDRCFAKPPSMAPAPDHIVACWRRETIQPSIKAREATQ; from the coding sequence ATGATGGTGGCGGCATCCGAAATCCTGAAGCCTACCGGGCAAAAACCCGTGGCCCTGACTATCGACGGCCTGTCGCTGGAATTTCCCACCTACGCCGGAGCGATCAAGGCGCTCGACGACGTGACGATCGAAATCGGCGCGTCCGAGATCGTTGGCCTGGTCGGCGAGTCGGGATGCGGCAAGTCGGTGACCACGATGGCGGCGACAAGGCTCCTGCCGGAGGGCCGCTACCGCGTCACCGCGGGCAGTATCCGCCTGTTTGGCCGCGATCCGTTCGCGATGGATGAAACCGAACTCCAGGACGTTCGCGGCAAGCTCGTCTCGACCATCTTCCAGGAGCCGATGAACGCGCTCAATCCGACCATCCGGATTGGCCGTCAACTTGTCGGCGTCATCCAGCGCCACGAAGCGGTCAGTGAGGCCGAAGCCGAGCGCACGGCGCGCGGCATTCTCAAGGACATGCTGATCGCGGAACCCGAGCGGATCATGCGGGCCTATCCGTTCGAACTGTCGGGCGGCATGCGCCAACGCGTGCTCATCGCCATGGCCTTCTCGTGCAACCCCGGCTTGATCATCGCCGACGAGCCGACCACGGCTCTGGATGTGACGGTGCAGGCCGTCATCCTTCGCCTGATCCTCGATCGCGCCAAGCGAACCGGCACCTCGGTTGTCTTCATTTCGCACAACATTGCTGTTGTCTCACAGCTCTGCGACCGGCTGTACGTCATGTATGCGGGCCGCATCGTCGAGTCCGGCCCGACGCGGGCCGTTCTGGAAGCGCCACAGCACCCCTACACTCAAGCGCTGCTGCGCTGTCTGCCGGAGCGGGTGGAGCCGAAAGCGGAACTGGAGGCCATCCCCGGAACCGTGCCCAATCTGCTTGATCCCCCGCCGGGCTGTTTCTACCGGCCACGCTGTCCGGAAGCCAACGATCGATGTTTCGCAAAGCCTCCTTCGATGGCGCCTGCTCCCGATCATATCGTCGCCTGCTGGCGGCGCGAGACAATCCAACCATCGATCAAGGCGCGCGAGGCCACGCAATGA